From Echeneis naucrates chromosome 7, fEcheNa1.1, whole genome shotgun sequence, one genomic window encodes:
- the LOC115045774 gene encoding ER membrane protein complex subunit 3, translating into MASPELLLDSSIRLWVVLPIVFITFLVGIIRHYVTQLLHSDKKVDLEQVSDSQVLLRSRILRENGKYIPRQSFAMRKHYFNNAETGFFKKVKRKVIPKNPMTDTSMLTDMMKGNLTNVLPMIVIGGWINWAFSGFVITKVPFPLTLRFKPMLQRGIDLLSLDASWVSSASWYFLNVFGLRSMYSLILGQDNAADQSRIMQDQMTGAAMAMPPDPNKAFKSEWEALEIVEHKWALENVEDELMSRDLNFGAFFSQDVKSTMF; encoded by the exons ATGGCCAGTCCTGAGCTCTTATTGGACTCCAGCATCCGTCTGTGGGTCGTCCTGCCCATCGTCTTCATCACCTTCCTCGTCGGGATCATCCGTCACTACGTCACCCAGCTGCTGCACAGCGACAAAAAGGTGGACCTGGAGCAGGTCTCTGACAG CCAGGTGCTGCTGCGCAGCCGCATCCTCAGAGAGAATGGAAAGTACATCCCTCGTCAG tCTTTTGCTATGaggaaacattatttcaacaatgCAGAGACAGGATTCTTCAAGAAGGTCAAGAGGAAGGTCATCCCCAAGAACCCCatgacag ACACCAGCATGCTGACGGACATGATGAAGGGGAACCTGACCAACGTCCTGCCCATGATTGTGATTGGTGGATGGATAAATTGGGCTTTTTCTGGCTTCGTCATCA CCAAGGTGCCGTTCCCTCTGACTCTGAGGTTCAAGCCGATGTTGCAGCGAGGGATCGACTTGCTGTCGCTCGATGCGTCCTG GGTGAGCTCAGCATCCTGGTATTTCCTGAACGTGTTTGGACTGAGGAGCATGTACAGCCTCATACTGGGACAGGACAACG CTGCGGATCAGTCCCGGATCATGCAGGACCAGATGACCGGTGCTGCCATGGCGATGCCCCCTGACCCCAACAAGGCCTTTAAG AGTGAGTGGGAGGCTCTGGAGATTGTGGAGCACAAGTGGGCGCTGGAGAACGTGGAGGATGAGCTGATGTCCAGAGACCTCAACTTCGGAGCCTTCTTCAGCCAGGACGTGAAGTCCACCATGTTCTAG
- the usp11 gene encoding ubiquitin carboxyl-terminal hydrolase 11 — protein MTANSRCSAAEPPGLETQRREIESLLRECELRAGDSWYVVEHRWFEQWKEFVDGGDQNSSSFPGQIDNSDLFEDLDSYHLKERLVENEDFVLVPAEAWHKLLAWYGMVDSQPPLERKVVDLPSTLKVEVYPVEVFLCLHSNMENVITAQFSRTDNIQSIQRAMCQSFSVPSGSECRLWMKSSDTNCERLRNIHMSVLDTCLSSGMTVIMETRNADGTWPSSRPQIMRNSVEDQDSYRGQPGVCGLTNLGNTCFMNSALQCLSNTPPLTEYFLQSSYLEELNFTNPLGMKGEIAEAYADVIKQMWSGRHYSVVPRVFKTKVGHFASQFLGYQQHDSQELLSFLLDGLHEDLNRVKNKEYIELRDADGRPDQEVAEEAWRNHRRRNDSVIVDTFHGLFKSTLVCPECHKVSVTFDPFCYLSIPLPVSKERVMEVFFVSLDPHAKPVQHRVVVPKAGKVSDLCLALSEMTAVPPTQMVVADVFNHRFYRIYSDDESLSCILDRDDIFVYELSVLEEQDQVLLALYLRERSHYRDYGSGSSSYGTTLFGHPLLLNVRRSSCSQEELYNLFLQRLARYVRPPDPSEELEEEEEEDDEEELYRTQTNGISDDEQQEAADELRPSQTELSCSETSTNSRSDDTATAAPPPDINHKQPSLDRGDTETCTESHNQTEPRCITDASSTPADNAIPSGDSTRSADANVDLEPAAEPSESTEEEKEENKQEEACSPSPPPNEQPAKRRACHKRRKSLFTIQAVNSNGTTERGTGEGGSAVSFSSQPYVAIDWDPDMKKRFYNENEAEKYVKHSSMEVPQQQATVQLQECIELFTTVETLEEENPWYCPVCKKHQLATKKLDLWSLPEVLIIHLKRFSYTKFTREKLDSIVEFPLRDLDFSGCLLRKSLSNGEPPSCYDLIAVSNHYGGLRDGHYTSYAMNKDNGQWYYFDDSKVTFATEDQIVTNAAYVLFYHRQDKMRKPTLANPSTGPAPSRSANDITSCKDDDAELGAASYVTMETD, from the exons ATGACGGCCAACAGCCGCTGTTCCGCCGCGGAGCCTCCGGGCCTGGAGACCCAGCGGCGAGAGATCGAGTCTCTGCTACGGGAGTGTGAGCTCCGTGCTGGGGACAGTTG gtacGTGGTGGAGCATCGTTGGTTTGAACAGTGGAAGGAGTTTGTCGATGGTGGAGACCAGAATTCATCTTCCTTCCCGGGTCAGATTGACAACTCTGATCTGTTTGAGG ATCTGGACTCGTATCACCTGAAGGAGCGTCTGGTGGAGAATGAAGACTTCGTTCTGGTGCCGGCTGAAGCCTGGCACAAGCTGCTGGCCTGGTACGGCATGGTGGACAGTCAGCCGCCGCTGGAGCGCAAG gtgGTGGACCTGCCAAGCACTCTGAAGGTGGAGGTTTACCCTGTTGAggtcttcctctgtctccatagcaacatggagaatgtcatcaCCGCGCAGTTCAGCCGCACTGACAACATAC agtCCATCCAGAGGGCCATGTGTCAGTCGTTCTCGGTGCCTTCGGGCTCAGAGTGTCGTCTCTGGATGAAGAGTTCGGACACTAACTGTGAACGGCTCAGAAACATTCATATGAGTGTCCTGGACACCTGTTTGAGCTCCGGGATG aCGGTGATCATGGAGACGAGAAATGCTGATGGCACCTGGCCAAGCTCCAGACCTCAGATCAT GAGGAACTCAGTGGAGGATCAGGACTCGTACCGAGGACAGCCAGGCGTCTGTGGCCTCACCAACCTGGGCAACACCTGCTTCATGAACTCTGCTCTACag TGTCTCAGTAACACCCCGCCCCTGACAGAGTACTTCCTGCAGAGCTCCTACCTGGAGGAGCTGAACTTCACCAACCCTCTGGGCATGAAGGGGGAAATCGCCGAGGCGTATGCTGATGTCATCAAACAGATGTGGTCGGGGAGGCATTACTCTGTGGTGCCGCGTGTCTTCAAG aCCAAGGTGGGACACTTTGCGTCTCAGTTTCTGGGTTACCAGCAGCATGACAGTCAGGAGCTTCTGTCCTTCCTGCTGGACGGACTCCATGAAGACCTGAACCGAGTCAAAAACAAAGAGTACATCGAGCTGAGGGACGCTGACGGGCGACCTGACCAG GAAGTGGCAGAGGAGGCGTGGCGTAACCACCGCCGACGTAATGACTCTGTGATTGTTGACACATTTCACGGCCTCTTCAAGTCCACCCTTGTCTGTCCTGAGTGTCACAAGGtctctgtgacctttgaccccttcTGCTACCTGAGCATCCCACTTCCTGTCAGTAAGGAACGCGTCATGGAGGTTTTCTTCGTCTCCCTGGACCCGCACGCCAAACCCGTTCAG catcGTGTTGTGGTTCCTAAAGCAGGGAAAGTGTCTGATCTCTGCTTAGCTCTGTCAGAGATGACTGCCGTTCCTCCCACTCAG atggtGGTGGCTGATGTTTTCAACCATCGGTTCTACAGGATCTACAGCGACGATGAATCTCTGAGCTGCATTCTGGACCGAGACGACATCTTTGT ataCGAGCTGAGTGTGTTGGAGGAGCAGGACCAGGTCTTGCTGGCTCTCTATCTGAGGGAACGCTCTCACTACAGAGACTACGGCTCTGGCAGCAGCTCGTACGGCACGACGCTGTTCGGACACCCGCTGCTGCTCAACGTGCGacgcagcagctgcagccaggaGGAACTTTACAACCTGTTCCTGCAGAGGCTGGC GCGTTACGTTCGACCCCCCGACCCGtctgaggagctggaggaagaggaggaggaggatgacgaaGAGGAGTTGTACAGGACTCAGACCAATGGCATCAGTGATG atgagcagcaggaagCTGCAGACGAACTCCGGCCGTCTCAGACTGAACTCTCCTGCAGCGAAACGTCCACAAACAGCCGATCAGATGACACAGCTACTGCCGCGCCCCCTCCTGATATCAACCACAAGCAGCCCTCATTGGACCGTGGCGACACAGAGACCTGTACTGAGTCTCACAACCAGACTGAGCCTCGCTGCATCACAGACGCCAGCAGCACGCCAGCAGACAACGCCATTCCAAGCGGTGACTCGACCAGGAGCGCCGACGCAAATGTCGACTTAGAGCCAGCAGCAGAGCCATCTGAgagcacagaagaagaaaaagaggaaaacaagcaGGAGGAGGCGTGTTCTCCTAGTCCGCCGCCCAATGAGCAGCCAGCAAAGAGAAGGGCGTGTCACAAAAGGAGGAAGAGTTTGTTCACCATTCAGGCGGTCAACTCCAATGGAAcgacagagagagggacaggagagggagggagtgccGTGTCCTTCAGCT ctcagccGTACGTCGCCATCGACTGGGACCCTGACATGAAGAAGAGATTCTACAATGAAAACGAAGCtgag AAGTACGTCAAACACTCCAGTATGGAGGTTCCTCAGCAGCAGGCCACAGTCCAGCTGCAGGAGTGTATCGAGCTGTTCACCACTGTGGAAACACTGGAGGAGGAGAACCcatg gtACTGTCCGGTGTGTAAGAAGCACCAGCTGGCCACCAAGAAGCTGGACCTTTGGTCTCTGCCTGAAGTCCTCATCATCCACCTGAAAAGGTTTTCATACACAAAGTTCACCAGAGAGAAACTGGACAGCATCGTGGAGTTCCCCCTGAg AGACTTGGACTTCTCTGGCTGTCTCTTGAGGAAAAGTCTGTCCAATGGGGAGCCTCCGAGCTGCTATGACCTCATCGCTGTGTCCAATCACTACGGAGGACTGAGAGACGGACACT ACACCAGCTACGCCATGAACAAGGACAACGGTCAGTGGTATTACTTTGACGACAGCAAGGTGACCTTCGCCACCGAGGACCAGATTGTG acGAACGCCGCCTACGTCTTGTTTTACCACCGACAGGACAAAATGAGGAAACCCACCCTTGCCAACCCCAGCacaggccccgccccctcacgGTCCGCCAACGACATCACTTCCTGCAAAGATGATGATGCAGAGTTGGGTGCTGCCTCCTacgtcaccatggaaacagacTAA